One window from the genome of Thermococcus siculi encodes:
- the tdt gene encoding TDT family transporter produces MRVNVKDFAPSWFASVMGTGALALVSKAYSSKLTWLGTLSKGLIYLNATIFFLLLIPWLLRWIRYPAEAKKDLYHPVTSHFYGTMPIAMTIVAMNLAMVGYKGMALPLWILGSLLVIFFALLIPYLFFIGEGVDVKTVTPAWFIPPVGLMVIPLTALPFVPSSETWKGIFIALNYFGFGAGFFIYLALFAIVMRRFITHELLPPLMAPSVWINLGPLGAGAVALLNLTKMLPVAAEAFKAFAFILWGFGLWWLLMAIAITLHYIRNLHLPYSLAWWAFIFPLGAYVSATHNVGTAFGIGAIDSLGFALYWLLFALWLLTGLKTVKHMILD; encoded by the coding sequence ATGAGAGTGAACGTGAAAGACTTCGCACCGAGCTGGTTCGCTAGCGTTATGGGTACCGGAGCTTTGGCGCTCGTGAGCAAAGCCTACTCATCGAAGCTGACGTGGCTGGGAACGCTCTCGAAGGGGCTGATATACCTAAACGCCACCATATTCTTCCTTCTTCTGATACCGTGGCTCCTGAGGTGGATTCGGTATCCCGCGGAGGCGAAGAAAGACCTCTACCACCCGGTAACTAGCCACTTCTACGGAACCATGCCCATAGCGATGACTATAGTGGCCATGAACCTGGCGATGGTCGGCTACAAAGGCATGGCCCTCCCGCTCTGGATTCTCGGGAGCCTCCTCGTGATATTCTTTGCCCTGCTGATACCGTACCTGTTCTTCATAGGCGAGGGAGTGGACGTTAAGACCGTGACGCCCGCATGGTTTATCCCGCCGGTCGGCCTGATGGTGATACCCCTAACTGCCCTGCCCTTCGTCCCCAGCTCCGAAACGTGGAAGGGAATCTTCATAGCACTCAACTACTTCGGCTTCGGCGCGGGCTTTTTCATCTATCTGGCACTCTTCGCCATAGTTATGAGGCGCTTCATAACCCACGAGCTTCTACCGCCCCTGATGGCCCCCTCAGTCTGGATAAACCTCGGACCGCTCGGGGCTGGTGCGGTGGCACTGCTGAACCTCACCAAGATGCTGCCGGTGGCGGCGGAAGCCTTCAAGGCCTTCGCCTTCATCCTCTGGGGTTTTGGCCTCTGGTGGCTCCTCATGGCGATAGCCATAACCCTGCACTACATCAGAAACCTCCACCTGCCCTACAGCCTCGCCTGGTGGGCCTTCATCTTCCCGCTTGGGGCCTACGTGAGCGCAACCCACAACGTGGGCACCGCCTTCGGCATCGGGGCCATAGACTCCCTCGGCTTCGCCCTGTACTGGCTCCTCTTTGCGCTGTGGCTCCTGACGGGATTGAAAACCGTCAAGCACATGATTTTAGATTGA
- a CDS encoding NifB/NifX family molybdenum-iron cluster-binding protein — MRIAIPAEDDKGLESSVSGHFGRARYFVFVDVENNEIKGAEVVKVPFEEHGPGDLPHFVREHGGEVVLAYGMGQRAIGFFNQLGIEVVTGAYGPVKDVVKAFIEQVLEVDPYWKEKIEREKEREGHCKH, encoded by the coding sequence ATGAGGATAGCCATTCCAGCTGAGGATGATAAAGGTCTGGAGAGCAGCGTAAGCGGCCACTTCGGAAGGGCCAGGTACTTCGTCTTCGTGGACGTGGAGAACAACGAGATAAAAGGTGCGGAGGTGGTCAAGGTTCCCTTCGAGGAGCACGGGCCGGGAGACCTGCCCCACTTCGTGAGGGAGCACGGCGGGGAAGTTGTGCTCGCCTACGGCATGGGACAGAGGGCGATAGGCTTCTTCAACCAGCTCGGCATCGAGGTCGTCACCGGTGCCTACGGCCCCGTCAAAGACGTCGTTAAGGCCTTCATAGAGCAGGTTCTTGAGGTCGACCCCTACTGGAAGGAGAAGATAGAGCGGGAGAAGGAAAGAGAGGGACACTGCAAGCATTGA
- a CDS encoding helix-turn-helix domain-containing protein has product MPRWMMGEMGNLKSLMMILKPLMAEPKRSIIKILSDGVKGTNEIYQGLQERGLDLPRSTLYYHLSALEDAGIIEMAGYREEGGGAPEKLWKLKVRKIGIDLATGEIFRE; this is encoded by the coding sequence ATGCCGAGATGGATGATGGGGGAGATGGGAAACCTGAAGAGCCTCATGATGATCCTGAAGCCGCTGATGGCCGAACCTAAGAGGAGCATCATCAAAATACTGAGTGACGGCGTTAAGGGGACGAACGAAATCTACCAGGGCCTGCAGGAGAGGGGCCTTGATCTGCCGCGTTCAACGCTATACTATCACCTCTCGGCCCTTGAGGACGCCGGGATAATCGAGATGGCCGGCTACAGGGAGGAGGGCGGCGGCGCTCCCGAGAAGCTCTGGAAGCTGAAGGTTAGGAAAATTGGCATAGACCTTGCAACTGGAGAGATATTCAGAGAGTAA